From the genome of Corallococcus macrosporus DSM 14697:
CCGTTGCGCATGAAGAAGTGGGCGCCCTTCTCCAGCAGCATGCCCGGGAGCTCGCCGCGCTTCTCCCACAGCTTCATGGGCGCCGAGCCCAGCTTGCGCAGGTCCTCCGGCTGGAGGTTGGCCGCGCGCCAGGTGAGCTGCTCCACCGCGTCGAACAGGCGGCCGGCCACCTCGCGCGAGGACATGCGTGAGAGCTGGTCCAGGGTGAGGCCGCCCTGGTCCGCCAGCAGGCCGTTCGAGCCCGCGGCCCACTTCTCGCTCGCGCGGTTGGAGAGGATGCGGGTGCCGGGCCGGGCGATCTGCACCGGCTCGTACACGGTGGGGCGCGTCTCCGGAATCACGCCGAGCTTCCGGCCAATGGACTCGAAGGTGTCCAGCACGCGGTCCAACTGCGCGTCGGTGTGCGTGGCCATGTACGAGGTGCGGATGAGCGCGTGGCCCGGCTCCACCGCCGGCGGAATCACCGGGTTGGCGAAGACGCCGGCCTCGTGCAGCGCGCGCCAGAAGCGGAAGCACTTCACCTGGTCACCGATGTGCACCGGCACCACCGGCGTCACCGACACGCCGGTGTCGAAGCCCATGGCGCGGAAGCCGTTGTGCATCTTCTCCGCGATGTCCAGCAGCCGGGCGCGGCGCTCCGGCTCCGCTTCGATGATCTCCAGGGCCTTGAGCGCCGCGGCGATGGAGCCCGGCGTCATGGACGCGGAGAAGATGACCGAGCGCGCCTTGTGGCGGATGTAGTTGATGACCTCGAAGGGACCGGCCAGCACGCCGCCCAGCGACGCGAAGCTCTTGGAGAAGGTCCCCATGACGAGGTCCGTCTCCTTCTCCAGGTCGAAGTACTCCGAGGTGCCCCGGCCCCGCGCGCCCAGCACGCCCATGGCGTGCGCGTCATCCGTCATCACCCGCGCGTTGTAGTGCTTCGCCAGCGCCACGATGCGGGGCAGGTTGCAGATGTCACCTTCCATGGAGAAGACGCCGTCGGTGACGATGATCTTCCCCGCGTCCGGGTCCGCCTGGGACAGGAGCTGCTCCAGGTGGTCCATGTCGTTGTGGCGGAACTTGCGCTCGGTGGCGAAGGACAGGCGGATGCCGTCCACCAGCGACGCGTGGTTCTGCCGGTCGCTGAAGACGATGTCGTGCCGGCCCAGGATGGACGCCAGCGCCAGGTTCGTCTGGAAGCCCGTGGAGATGACGATGGCGGACTCGCGGTTGAGGAACTTCGCCAGCCGCGCCTCCAGCTCCTCGTGCAGCGCCAGCGTGCCGTTGAGCAGGCGCGAGCCGGAGCTGGTGGTGCCGAACTTCTCCGTGGCCTTGATGGCCACTTCCTTCACCCGCGGATCCGCGGACAGGCCCAGGTAGTTGTTGGACCCGACCATGATGACGCGCTTGCCTTCGATCTCCACCTCGGTGGCGCCGTGCGACGCTTCGATGGCCCGGAAGTACGGGTACAGGCCCGTGGCCTTCGCGATGCGGTAGTCCTTCCAATTACGGCACTTGTCGAAGACGTCGCTCATGGGTGATCGGTCTTTCTGTCAGGCTGCGTCGGGAGGCATTGGACCGGCCCGGGAGCCTGGGGCTCTCCAGTCGCGACTCCCCCGATGAAGGGAACGTTCCACGTCGGGGACATCTGCGTCCGGCGGCCTCCCACGGGGGACGCGGGGGCGTGAATAAAGAGGGAGCGCGGCAGTGTCAAGGCAAGCGCCGCGCCGTCCGTCCCTCTGTCGCCGCCCGTGGCCGGGCTCGGCTTGACAGCACTGAGACTTTGGTGGCACCCCGCCGTCGCACACCCGCTGTTCTCCAGTCGATACTGGAGCGCAAGGTGTGCATCCGGCTGCACACCTGCTGACGGGCGCGTGTGCCTGGAAGCCCTCCGCTTCACCCGCTGTTCCGGGGAGCCACTGACTGGCCGGGGATTTGCTCCCTCGCTGGTCCCCGAGGAGTCGACGTTGGCCAGGTCTCAACGGTGGTTCGAAGGCTTCATCGCGGCGGCGGTCGCTCGCCCGTGGCGGGTGCTGTGGGTGTTCGCACTGCTCACGCTCGGCGGTATGTCGCTGGCGTCGCGGCTGGAGTTCCGCGGGTCGTTCGTGGAGCTGCTACCGCAGGGCTCCCCGGAAGTGAGGGACCTGACACGGGTGTCAGAGAAGGCGGGCGGGGACGGCTACCTGGTCCTGGTCGCAAAGGGAGACACGCCCCAGCGCCTGGAGGCATACGCGGCCGAATTGCAGACGCAATTGGAAGCGATGCCCGAGGTCCGCTACGTCGAGCACCGCTATGACGTGGACTTCTTCCGTCAAAATGCGTTGCTGTTATTGCCCATCGAGCAGCTCGCCGCGCTGCGCCAGGACGTGACGGCGCGCGTGCGCTACGAGCGGCAGCGGGCCAACCCCTTCTTCTTTGATTTGGGGGGCACGCCGGAGCCGCCGGACTTCGAGGCCATCGCGAAGAAGTACGCGCCCGGCGCGCCCATGCGCGAGACGCTGGCCAGCGCGGACGGCACCGAGGTCTACTTGATGCTCAAGCCGGCCGGGACGGCGGGAGACCTGGCGTTCGCGCGCGGCTTCGTGGAGCAGGTGATGGGCACCGGGCGCGCGCTGGCGGCGGCGCGGTATCCCCGCGTGACGCTCCAGGCCACGGGCAACTTCCAGGGCCGCATCGAAGAGGACGCGGTGATGCGCGGCGACCTGTCGCGCGCGGGCCTGCTGTCGGCACTCATCGCCGTGGGGCTCATCCTGCTGGCGACCCGGCGCGTCGCGGCGCTGGCCGTGGTGGGCCTCCCCGTCATGGTGGGCGTGGTGCTGACGTTCGCCGCGGCGCAGCTCCTCATCGGCCACCTCAACATCGTGACGGGCTTCCTCGTCGCCATCCTGATTGGCCTGGGCATCGAGTACGGCGTGCACCTGTGCATGCGGTACTGGGAGGAGCGCCGCGCGCGCCCGGCCCGCGAGGCCATCGCCACGGCGGTGCGCGGCACCTTCGGCGGCGCGCTGACGTCCGCGGTGACGAACGCCGCGGCCTTCTTCGTGCTGCTGCTGGCGCAGTTCCAGGCCTTCAACCAGTTCGGCCTGCTGGCCGGCCTGGGCGTGCTGCTGGCCGTGCTGGCGACGTACGCGATGGGCCCCTCGCTGCTCGCCATCGCGGAGCGACTGCGGCCGGCGCGCGTGGACCCCGCGCCCGCGGCGGATGGCCACGTTGCGCCCCAGGCCCGCGCGCCTGAGCGGGCGTGGCGGCGCTGGCCCACGGGCGTCATCGTCGCCATCGCCCTGTCGGTGGTGGGCTTCGCCGCGTTCTCCGTCGCCGTGGCGCCCCAGTTGGGCTTCGAGACGGACATGCGCAAGCTCAAGGGCGAGTCCCCGGCCTCGCGCCTGGATGACCGCGTCACCGAGCAGCTCGGCCAGCCGCTCAACCCGGCCATCTTCCTGGTGGACGACGTGGCGCAGGCGGCGCAGGTAGAGGCCGTCATCGCCGAGGTGAAGCAGCGCAACGGCGCGGCGTCGGCCTTCCTGGACTCCGCGTCCCTCAATGACCTGCTGCCCTCCGACGTGGAGAAGCGCGAGGTGGAGCTGGCCGCGCTGCGCGAGGCCTTCCAGGGGTTGGAGGAGCTGCCCGCGGAGCTTCGCGAGGACGCGCGGCTTCAGGCGTTCCAGCGGATGCTGGAGGCGAAGCCGTATGGCCTGGACGCGCTGCCGGTGGAGGTGCGCCGCCGCTTCGAGGCCACGGACGGGAAGGGCACCTTCCTCCTGCTGTTCCCCTCCGTCTCCAACTCCGACACGGAGGAGCTGCGGCGCTGGGCCACGCAGATTGACCAGGTGGTGGAGGCAGTGGAGGCGCGCGGCATCGACCTGGCGGTGCTGGACAGCAACCGCATCGCCGCCCGCATCTTCGCGCTGGTGAGCGCGGACGGCCCGCTCATCCTGTGGTCCGCCGCCGCGGTGGTGTTCGTCGTCATCCTCATCAGCCTGCGCAGCTTCAAGCGGGCGCTGCTCGTCACCGGGCCGCTGTTCCTGGGCATGACGTGCCTGGCGGGCGGCATGTACCTCTTCGACGTCCAGCTCAACTTCATCAACGCCGTGGTGCTGCCCAACCTGCTGGCCATCGCCGTGGACAACTCGGTGCACCTCTTCCACCGGTACGAGGAGGAGGGGCCCGGCTCGCTCGGCAAGGTGGTGCGGCACACGGGGCTGGCGGCCGTGGTGGCCACGCTGTCCAACGCGGCCGGGTATGGCGCGCTGCTGGTGGCCAACCACCAGGGTCTGCGCAGCATCGGTCAGATTGCGCTGCTGGGGGTCATGTGCACCTTTCTCGGGACCACGGTCTTCTTCCCCGCGCTGCTCGCCTTGCTGGAACGATGGAAGGGCGGCAAGGATGCGGGGGCGGGGGAGGGGGCGGTTGTGCAGAGCCTGGAGCTCGGCGATTCCGGCGCGCGGGCCGCGCCGCCGGGGGAGCGTAAGTCGGCGTGAGTGCCTGGTTTTCCCAACGTGTTCGGGGTGTTTCCGCCGTGAGTCCCCCGCCCGTGGTGCGCGTCCAGCTCACCACGGTGGACCTCATCATCGTGGTGTCCTGCGCGCTGGCGTCGCTGCTGCTGTTGGGGCCGGGACACTGGGCGCCTGATTCGCTGCGCTGTGCGGGGCTGTTCGCGGTGATGGGCGTGGGGCCGCTCGTCCTGCGGACGCTGGCCGCCTCGTTCCCCGGGCGCCGGTGGCTCCATGTGCTCGCGGACTGGTGGCTGCTGCCCACGGCGGTGCTGTCGCACGGCTGGCTGGCCCCCGTGGTGGACACCATCAACCCGCTCCTCAAGGACGCGCAGTTGGTGGCGGCGGACCAGCGGCTCTTCGGCGTGCAGGCGGCGGTGGTGCTGTCGCGCGTCGTCCCCGGCTGGCTCAACGACCTCCTGCTGGTCTGCTACTACGGCCACTTCGTGTGGGCGCTGGTGATGGGGCTGGTGCTCTACCGGCGCCCGGGCGGCGCGGAGTACGACGAATACCTCACCGCGCTGGGGTTGCTCTTCTTCCTCAACTACGCGGCCTACGCGCTGGTGCCGGCGGTGGGGCCCCGCTACTTCCTGGTGGGCGCGTTCGATGGGCCGCTCCAGGGGACGCTGACGCCGCTGCTGGACTCGCTGATGCGCAAGCCGCTGTTCGCGCGGGACTGCTTCCCGTCGGGGCACACCGGCGCCACGCTGCTGGTGCTGTACTACGCGTGGCGCTTCTCCCGCCGCGTCTTCTGGGTGATGTTGCTGCCGGGCCTGGGGCTCATCGCCGCCACGCTGGTGGGGCGCTTCCACTACGCCACGGACCTGCTCTGCGCGGTGCCGCTGGTGATGGTGGTGACGGGGCTGGCCATGGGCGTGTCCCGGGCGGCCCGGCAGCGCGAGGTGGTGAAGGACGCGCGTTCCGTCCCGGTGGACGCTATCGTCAGGCCCTGAGCCCGGGACCTTCCGGGCGCGAGGAGCCGCCCGCATGTCCAGGCCCGTGGCCGCGCAGCGAGTCACCCGGTTCGCCACCACCGTCTTCTCCGAGTTCAGCGCCCTGGCCGCCCGCCACGGCGCCGTCAATCTGGGCCAGGGCTTCCCGGACTTCGACGGTCCGGACGCCATCAAGGAGGCGGCGCGGCGCGCCATCCGCGACGGGGGCAACCAGTACGCCATGGGCGCGGGGGCCCGGGAGCTGCGCGTGGCCATCGCCGAGCACTCGGCGCGCTTCTACGGCCAGACGGTGGACCCGGACACCATGGTGACGGTGACGAGCGGCGCCACCGAGGCCATCCTCGACACCCTGCTGGGGCTGGTGGACCCGGGCGACGAGGTGGTGGCCTTCGAGCCCTTCTACGACTCCTACGACGCCAACATCGCCTTCGTGGGGGCCACCGCGCGCTTCGTGCCGCTGCGCCCGCCAGACGCCGGGCACGCGCGGTGGTGGTTCGACCGGGACGAGGTCCGCGCCGCCTTTGGCCCGCGCACCCGGCTGCTCATCCTCAACACGCCGCACAACCCGACGGGGAAGGTGTTCACCCGCGAGGAGCTGGGCTTCCTGGCGGAGCTGTGCGCCGAGTTCGACGTGAAGGTGCTCTCCGACGAGGTGTACGAGCACATCGTCTTCGAGCCCGCGCGCCACCTGCGCCCGGCCACGCTGCCCGGGCTGGCCGAGCGCACGGTGACGGTGAGCAGCGGCGGCAAGACGTTCAGCCTCACGGGGTGGAAGGTGGGCTGGGTCATCGCGCCGCCGGCGCTGCGGGACGCGGTGCAGCGGGCCCACCAGTTCGTCACCTTCGCCACCGCGGCGCCGCTCCAGGCGGCCATGGCGGAGGCGCTGCGGCTGCCGGACGCGTACTTCGCGGAGCTGGCGTCGTCCTACGCGGCGAAGCGGGGGCGGCTGCTCACCGGGCTGCGTGAGGCGGGGCTGACGCCCTTCGCGCCGGAGGGCAGCTACTTCATCCTCGCGGACATCACGCGCCAGGGCTTCGCGGATGACGTGGCCTTCTGCCGGCACCTGGTGTCCGAGGTGGGCGTGGCGGCCATTCCGCCCAGTGTCTTCTACAGCCCCGAGCACCGCCCCCTGGGGCAGGGGCTGGCCCGCTTCGCGTTCTGCAAGACGGAGGCGGTGCTGGATGAGGCCGTGCGCCGGCTGCGCGCGGGCCTGACGCCGCGATGAGCTTCTTCGGGGAGCTCTACCTGCGCAGCACGCTGCCGTTCCTGTCGGAGGCCGTCACCGCGCGCGAGGTGGCGTACCTGGGCCGGGCCTTCGCGGGCCTGGCAGGCTCGGCCCCGGTGGTGGACCTGGGGTGTGGCCATGGACGTCACGCGGCCCGGTTGAACACGGAGGGCCCCCTGGCGGGGCGCGTCATCGGCCTGGAGTTGGACGCGCTGTCCCTGTCCCTGCGGCGCCCGGGCTTCCCGGCGGTCCAGGGGGACTTGCGGGCCCTGCCGTTCCGCGAGGCGTCACTCGCCGGGGCCTACGCGTGGTACTCGACGCTGGCCGCCTTCACGGACGCGGAGCACGTGCACATCCTCCGCGAGGTCGCGCGCGCGGTGCGGCCAGGAGGACGGTGGGTGTTCCAGACGGTGCCGTATGAGCGGCTGGCGGCGTCGCCCCGGGCGGCCTTCCGCGAGACGCTGCCGGACGGAAGCGTCCTGGAGGAGGAGAGCCGCTTCGACGCCTCGACAGGGAGGGACGAGGGACAGCGGACGCTGACCTTCCCGGAGGGGCGCTGCCTGCGCGCGTCATATTCCCTTCGTTACTATCCCCTTGCGGATTGGGTGCGGCTGTTGGAAAGCACCGGCTTTTCCGTCGTCTGGGTGCACGGTGGCTTGGCGGGCGAGCCGCTGGACGCCCAGTCAACCGACCTGATTGTGGGAGCGGAGCGTCGCCATGGCTGAGCTGAAGGAACACTCCAGGGCGAGGTTGGGCTGGCTGGGTCAGTTGCCCAAGAAGGTCGATGTCTACGAGGTCGGCCCCCGGGATGGCTTGCAGAACGAGCTGCGCACCCTGCCCACGCGGGACAAGGCGCGCCTCGTCAACGCGCTGGTGGCCGCGGGCGAGAAGCGCATCGAGGTGACGTCGTTCGTGTCACCCAAGTGGATTCCCCAGCTCGCGGACGCGGAGGAGCTGCTGCGCCTGGTGGGCCGCCGCGAGGGCGTGGTGTTCTCCGCGCTGGTGCCCAACCTCAAGGGCCTGGAGCGCGCGAAGGACGCGGGCCTGGAGGAGGCCGCCGTCTTCATCTCCGCGTCCGAGGCGCACTCGAAGAAGAACATCAACAAGAGCATCGCCGAGGCCATCGTCGGCGCGCGCGAGGTGACGGCCGCGGCGCTCCAGGCGGGCATGCGGGTGCGGGGCTACCTGTCCACCGTGTGGGGCTGCCCCTACGAGGGGGACGTCCCGGTGGAGCGCGTGGTGGACATCTGCCGCCAGCTCGTGGACGCGGGCATCTACCAGCTCAGCCTGGGGGACACGATTGGCATTGGCACGCCGCGCCAGACGGAGGTGCTCCTGGAGGCGCTGCTGAAGCACCTCCCCGTGGAGAAGCTGGCGCTGCACCTGCATGACACGCGCGGCACCGCGCTGGCCAACGCGCTGGTGGGCCTGTCCGCGGGCGTGACGACGTTCGACGCGAGCATCGGCGGCCTGGGCGGGTGTCCCTACGCCCCGGGAGCGGCGGGGAACCTGGCCACGGAGGACGCCGTCTTCATGCTCCACGGCATGGGCGTGGACACCGGCATCAACCTGGACCGGCTGGTGGAGGCCGGGGAGATTGCCCAGGAGCTGATCGGCCGGAAGCTGGCGGGCAAGTACCTGCAGGCCGCGCTCGGCGAGCGGGAGAAGAAGGCCGCCCGCCGCGCGCAGACGTGAGGGGCGCCTGGAAGCGTTGAGGCCCTGACACACCGAGCGCCTCCAGCGCCGGGCGTCACCGCTCCCTGAGGACGGGCAGGACCGCGGCGGCCGAGGTGCTCCCCGGCCGCGGCGCCCGCTCCGGGCCTCACCGCCCGTTGAGCATCGACGCCAGCCGGTCCTGAATCCCCAGGTGGGCGGCGGCGCTCTCCAGCATCCGCCGCTCCTTGCGGTCGATGCGCCCGTCCACCAGCGCCATCTCCACGATGTTGCGCAGGAACGCCTCGGCCTCCGGGCTGCCGCGCGGCACCATGCGGTCGAAGAGCTGCGGCCCCGAGCTCAGCGCCATCTCCACGTTGGACCACGCCACGCCCCAGCGCTCCGAGCACAGCTTCAAGAGCTTGCGCTCCGCGCTCGTCACCTCACCGTCCGCGGCGGCGATGGCGGCCATCATGTAGAGCAGCCGCTGCCGCTCCTGGACGTCCATCACCAGGTCCTTCCCCAGCGCCGCGTGCCCGCCGGCGTCGCCGTGAGCGGCCCGCGCGGACCGGCGCGGGGGCAGGGCGCGGAACCGGGCGTCCTCGTCCGCGTTCCACGCCTCGAAGGTGCGCGCCGCCGCGAGCACCCAGTCCCGCTCACCCGTGGACAGCGGCGTGCCGCAGTAGTCACAGGCCGTGGCGGCGCTGTTCGTCAGCGGCGCGTTGCACTGCGGGCACCGGTCCGTGGACATGCCGTTGGCGGTGTTCGTCTGCGCGCCGTGCTTGCGCGTCAGCGTGAAGATGTGGCGCTGGGGCACGGAGGCCCGGGAGGAGCGCGGCTCCTTGATGGCGCCGATGCCCATGCGCGCGCTCCAGCGGATCTCGACGTGCGCCACGTCGTGGCCCTGAGGGTCCACCTGGAAGGCCCGCACGTCCGCGGAGCCCACGGCGCACTCCAGGAACAGGCGGCGGCGGCCCTGACGGCCCAGCTCCGCCAGCTCCGCCTCCAGCCCCTGCACCAGGTCCGGCCGGGCCACCTTGGCCAGCGGCTTCATGTCCCGGCGGCTCTGCGCGTCAATCCACTTCCAGAACAGCAGGGACGCGCGGTCCTCCAGCATCTCCAGGTTGAGCGCCGGGTCCGCCTCGCGCGCCTCCCGCAGGCCGTCCACCGCCTTGTGGTACGGCACGTGCTCGATGCCCTGCGTGATTTCGGACAGGGTCCAGTCGTAGTTGCCGGAGTTCACCACCGCGCCGCAGAACTCGCAGGTGTTCGCCGCGCCGCCGTTGAAGGGCGCGCCGCAGTTGGGGCACTTGCCCTGGAACAGGTCCGCGCCGATGCGCGTCTGCGCGCCCGGCTTGCGCACGAAGGTCCACACCTCCGTGAAGGCCTCGCTGGGCGCCTTGCGCGCGGCCTCGGTGGCCTGCGCGTCGGAGAAGGCCGCGGGCACGTCGGTGTCGCGCATGCGCGCGTGGACGCGGACGTGGATGCTGTCGAACCACTGCGTCTGCTCCAACCCGATGAGCTCGAGGTCCAGCACCTCGAAGTCGGTGATGGCGTCCCGCACGCCCTGCGCGCGCATCAGCTCCAACTGCACGCCGAAGCGCTGGAAGGTGGCGTCCGACAGGAATGGCCGCACCGGCGTCATGTCCCGGAGGAACCACGCCTTCTGCAGCTCCAGGAACAGCCACTTCGTCTTCTCCAGCATCGGCCCCACCTGGAAGGCGGGGTCCTTCAGCCGCAGGGCGTTCGCCCAGCCGTCCACGTCACGCCGGGTGACCTGGGTGCGCTGATAGGCCTCGCGCTGCTCCAGGGCCCGCTTCGTGGTGGCGTCCGGGTGCAGGTTGCGCCGGTACAGCCAGTACCCGACACCGCCAATGCACAGCA
Proteins encoded in this window:
- a CDS encoding aminotransferase class I/II-fold pyridoxal phosphate-dependent enzyme; its protein translation is MSRPVAAQRVTRFATTVFSEFSALAARHGAVNLGQGFPDFDGPDAIKEAARRAIRDGGNQYAMGAGARELRVAIAEHSARFYGQTVDPDTMVTVTSGATEAILDTLLGLVDPGDEVVAFEPFYDSYDANIAFVGATARFVPLRPPDAGHARWWFDRDEVRAAFGPRTRLLILNTPHNPTGKVFTREELGFLAELCAEFDVKVLSDEVYEHIVFEPARHLRPATLPGLAERTVTVSSGGKTFSLTGWKVGWVIAPPALRDAVQRAHQFVTFATAAPLQAAMAEALRLPDAYFAELASSYAAKRGRLLTGLREAGLTPFAPEGSYFILADITRQGFADDVAFCRHLVSEVGVAAIPPSVFYSPEHRPLGQGLARFAFCKTEAVLDEAVRRLRAGLTPR
- a CDS encoding class I SAM-dependent methyltransferase gives rise to the protein MSFFGELYLRSTLPFLSEAVTAREVAYLGRAFAGLAGSAPVVDLGCGHGRHAARLNTEGPLAGRVIGLELDALSLSLRRPGFPAVQGDLRALPFREASLAGAYAWYSTLAAFTDAEHVHILREVARAVRPGGRWVFQTVPYERLAASPRAAFRETLPDGSVLEEESRFDASTGRDEGQRTLTFPEGRCLRASYSLRYYPLADWVRLLESTGFSVVWVHGGLAGEPLDAQSTDLIVGAERRHG
- a CDS encoding hydroxymethylglutaryl-CoA lyase, with the translated sequence MAELKEHSRARLGWLGQLPKKVDVYEVGPRDGLQNELRTLPTRDKARLVNALVAAGEKRIEVTSFVSPKWIPQLADAEELLRLVGRREGVVFSALVPNLKGLERAKDAGLEEAAVFISASEAHSKKNINKSIAEAIVGAREVTAAALQAGMRVRGYLSTVWGCPYEGDVPVERVVDICRQLVDAGIYQLSLGDTIGIGTPRQTEVLLEALLKHLPVEKLALHLHDTRGTALANALVGLSAGVTTFDASIGGLGGCPYAPGAAGNLATEDAVFMLHGMGVDTGINLDRLVEAGEIAQELIGRKLAGKYLQAALGEREKKAARRAQT
- a CDS encoding TIM44-like domain-containing protein — protein: MATPPRSISYRLSRWAPWLPAIAYVALMLPLEALARGGGGEHYSRPSSGSGGRGGGGDGDGVAFWVVYQLFSLVWRYPKVMLPLLCIGGVGYWLYRRNLHPDATTKRALEQREAYQRTQVTRRDVDGWANALRLKDPAFQVGPMLEKTKWLFLELQKAWFLRDMTPVRPFLSDATFQRFGVQLELMRAQGVRDAITDFEVLDLELIGLEQTQWFDSIHVRVHARMRDTDVPAAFSDAQATEAARKAPSEAFTEVWTFVRKPGAQTRIGADLFQGKCPNCGAPFNGGAANTCEFCGAVVNSGNYDWTLSEITQGIEHVPYHKAVDGLREAREADPALNLEMLEDRASLLFWKWIDAQSRRDMKPLAKVARPDLVQGLEAELAELGRQGRRRLFLECAVGSADVRAFQVDPQGHDVAHVEIRWSARMGIGAIKEPRSSRASVPQRHIFTLTRKHGAQTNTANGMSTDRCPQCNAPLTNSAATACDYCGTPLSTGERDWVLAAARTFEAWNADEDARFRALPPRRSARAAHGDAGGHAALGKDLVMDVQERQRLLYMMAAIAAADGEVTSAERKLLKLCSERWGVAWSNVEMALSSGPQLFDRMVPRGSPEAEAFLRNIVEMALVDGRIDRKERRMLESAAAHLGIQDRLASMLNGR
- a CDS encoding efflux RND transporter permease subunit; the encoded protein is MARSQRWFEGFIAAAVARPWRVLWVFALLTLGGMSLASRLEFRGSFVELLPQGSPEVRDLTRVSEKAGGDGYLVLVAKGDTPQRLEAYAAELQTQLEAMPEVRYVEHRYDVDFFRQNALLLLPIEQLAALRQDVTARVRYERQRANPFFFDLGGTPEPPDFEAIAKKYAPGAPMRETLASADGTEVYLMLKPAGTAGDLAFARGFVEQVMGTGRALAAARYPRVTLQATGNFQGRIEEDAVMRGDLSRAGLLSALIAVGLILLATRRVAALAVVGLPVMVGVVLTFAAAQLLIGHLNIVTGFLVAILIGLGIEYGVHLCMRYWEERRARPAREAIATAVRGTFGGALTSAVTNAAAFFVLLLAQFQAFNQFGLLAGLGVLLAVLATYAMGPSLLAIAERLRPARVDPAPAADGHVAPQARAPERAWRRWPTGVIVAIALSVVGFAAFSVAVAPQLGFETDMRKLKGESPASRLDDRVTEQLGQPLNPAIFLVDDVAQAAQVEAVIAEVKQRNGAASAFLDSASLNDLLPSDVEKREVELAALREAFQGLEELPAELREDARLQAFQRMLEAKPYGLDALPVEVRRRFEATDGKGTFLLLFPSVSNSDTEELRRWATQIDQVVEAVEARGIDLAVLDSNRIAARIFALVSADGPLILWSAAAVVFVVILISLRSFKRALLVTGPLFLGMTCLAGGMYLFDVQLNFINAVVLPNLLAIAVDNSVHLFHRYEEEGPGSLGKVVRHTGLAAVVATLSNAAGYGALLVANHQGLRSIGQIALLGVMCTFLGTTVFFPALLALLERWKGGKDAGAGEGAVVQSLELGDSGARAAPPGERKSA
- a CDS encoding phosphatase PAP2 family protein; protein product: MRVQLTTVDLIIVVSCALASLLLLGPGHWAPDSLRCAGLFAVMGVGPLVLRTLAASFPGRRWLHVLADWWLLPTAVLSHGWLAPVVDTINPLLKDAQLVAADQRLFGVQAAVVLSRVVPGWLNDLLLVCYYGHFVWALVMGLVLYRRPGGAEYDEYLTALGLLFFLNYAAYALVPAVGPRYFLVGAFDGPLQGTLTPLLDSLMRKPLFARDCFPSGHTGATLLVLYYAWRFSRRVFWVMLLPGLGLIAATLVGRFHYATDLLCAVPLVMVVTGLAMGVSRAARQREVVKDARSVPVDAIVRP
- a CDS encoding aminotransferase class I/II-fold pyridoxal phosphate-dependent enzyme, which encodes MSDVFDKCRNWKDYRIAKATGLYPYFRAIEASHGATEVEIEGKRVIMVGSNNYLGLSADPRVKEVAIKATEKFGTTSSGSRLLNGTLALHEELEARLAKFLNRESAIVISTGFQTNLALASILGRHDIVFSDRQNHASLVDGIRLSFATERKFRHNDMDHLEQLLSQADPDAGKIIVTDGVFSMEGDICNLPRIVALAKHYNARVMTDDAHAMGVLGARGRGTSEYFDLEKETDLVMGTFSKSFASLGGVLAGPFEVINYIRHKARSVIFSASMTPGSIAAALKALEIIEAEPERRARLLDIAEKMHNGFRAMGFDTGVSVTPVVPVHIGDQVKCFRFWRALHEAGVFANPVIPPAVEPGHALIRTSYMATHTDAQLDRVLDTFESIGRKLGVIPETRPTVYEPVQIARPGTRILSNRASEKWAAGSNGLLADQGGLTLDQLSRMSSREVAGRLFDAVEQLTWRAANLQPEDLRKLGSAPMKLWEKRGELPGMLLEKGAHFFMRNGAHSDRN